A section of the Marinoscillum sp. 108 genome encodes:
- a CDS encoding FdhF/YdeP family oxidoreductase, which translates to MEKDFKRALSITGTIRFEDLKVTPRAEYAAGVPAVAVALKHARMEMGLFRGLKTLAHMNQKDGFDCPGCAWPDPDDRSQLGEYCENGAKALAEEATLKRVDADFFQRYSVEELSKLTDYEIGKSGRLTQPFILDKGSVHYRPISWQEAFDRIGDHLRQLESPDEALFYTSGRSSNEAAFLYGLFARAFGTNNMPDCSNMCHESSGVALTETLGIGKGSVTLEDFGKAEVIMVIGQNPGTNHPRMLSALQQCKENGGKIITVNPIPEAGLVRFKNPQEVKGVLGGGTVLTDIFLQVKINQDVALLKLIMKRLLAMERSGRPVFDQEFIQEKTNGLEALTKDLDSHDESTLLAACGVPSGKVDEAVELLASRQKIIICWAMGLTQHKNGVDNIRECVNLLLLKGSIGKEGAGTCPVRGHSNVQGDRTVGIVHHVSPSFNQALKDTFGFDPPEKPGYDTVHGIQAMHAGKVKVFMGLGGNFVSAASDTAYTAAALQQCDLTVSISTKLNRTHLITGKTAIILPTLGRSEQDVREGVPRYVTVENSMGKVHRSRGRLTPASEQLRSEVDIVCGIARAYFGDKGNIPWKAFSTNYDLIREKIEAVVAGFEAYSKRSEGGGFYLPNNARTGDFSKLPGGKARFSINRLADHGLSQEDFVLMTIRSHDQFNTTIYGLDDRYRGIFNERRVVFMNALDMEKLKLQQEDVVNLVSRYDGVERRASQFKVIAYDIPIGNLAAYFPETNMLVPINHFADKSHTPISKSIVVRVLKCE; encoded by the coding sequence ATGGAGAAGGACTTTAAGCGAGCGCTATCTATCACCGGTACGATCCGGTTTGAAGACCTGAAGGTTACCCCCAGGGCGGAATATGCAGCTGGTGTGCCCGCTGTGGCGGTAGCCTTGAAGCACGCCCGGATGGAAATGGGACTTTTTCGGGGGCTGAAGACACTTGCTCATATGAATCAGAAAGACGGATTTGACTGCCCGGGATGTGCCTGGCCAGATCCCGACGACCGATCCCAGCTGGGAGAGTACTGCGAGAATGGCGCCAAAGCGCTGGCGGAGGAGGCCACACTGAAGCGTGTGGATGCTGATTTTTTTCAGCGCTATTCTGTTGAAGAGTTGTCAAAATTGACGGATTATGAGATAGGGAAGAGTGGTCGACTCACGCAGCCCTTTATTTTGGATAAGGGATCAGTTCATTACCGCCCCATCAGCTGGCAGGAGGCTTTTGATCGCATCGGAGATCACCTTCGTCAGCTGGAGTCGCCGGATGAGGCTTTGTTTTATACCTCAGGTCGTTCCAGCAATGAGGCAGCATTTCTCTACGGACTTTTTGCCAGGGCCTTTGGCACCAACAATATGCCGGATTGCTCCAATATGTGCCATGAATCCAGCGGTGTGGCGCTCACGGAGACCCTGGGAATAGGTAAAGGGTCCGTGACTTTGGAGGATTTCGGTAAGGCAGAAGTGATCATGGTTATTGGTCAAAACCCGGGCACCAATCACCCCCGTATGCTTTCCGCTTTGCAGCAGTGCAAGGAAAATGGAGGGAAGATCATCACTGTAAACCCTATTCCAGAGGCGGGGTTGGTTCGTTTCAAAAATCCGCAGGAAGTGAAAGGTGTATTGGGTGGAGGTACCGTACTCACAGATATTTTCCTTCAGGTGAAAATCAATCAGGATGTGGCGCTGCTCAAGCTCATCATGAAGAGATTACTGGCTATGGAAAGGTCAGGTAGGCCGGTCTTTGACCAGGAATTTATTCAGGAAAAAACCAACGGATTGGAGGCGCTCACGAAAGATTTGGACAGTCATGACGAATCCACACTGCTGGCTGCATGTGGAGTGCCTTCTGGGAAAGTGGACGAGGCGGTGGAATTACTGGCTTCTCGCCAGAAAATCATCATCTGCTGGGCGATGGGGTTGACACAGCACAAGAACGGCGTGGATAATATCCGGGAGTGTGTGAACCTGCTGCTGTTGAAAGGAAGTATTGGCAAAGAGGGGGCGGGGACTTGCCCGGTGCGGGGACATAGCAATGTGCAGGGTGACCGGACGGTGGGTATCGTTCATCACGTCTCTCCGTCCTTCAATCAGGCCCTCAAAGACACATTTGGTTTTGATCCACCGGAAAAGCCCGGCTATGATACCGTACATGGTATACAGGCCATGCATGCGGGAAAGGTGAAAGTGTTCATGGGTTTGGGTGGCAACTTTGTTTCGGCTGCTTCCGATACGGCTTACACAGCCGCCGCTTTGCAGCAATGTGACCTGACTGTATCGATCAGTACTAAACTCAATCGTACTCACCTGATCACCGGCAAAACAGCGATTATTTTACCGACGCTGGGTCGATCGGAGCAGGATGTCAGAGAGGGGGTGCCCCGGTATGTAACGGTGGAAAATAGCATGGGCAAAGTACACCGGTCTCGAGGAAGGCTGACACCAGCCAGCGAACAGCTTAGGAGTGAGGTGGATATCGTATGCGGTATTGCACGGGCTTACTTTGGTGACAAGGGCAATATACCCTGGAAGGCGTTTTCGACCAACTATGACCTGATCAGAGAGAAAATAGAAGCCGTAGTGGCTGGATTTGAGGCGTATAGCAAACGGTCTGAAGGTGGCGGATTCTATTTGCCTAATAATGCACGTACGGGAGATTTTTCGAAACTCCCCGGAGGGAAGGCTCGGTTTAGCATCAATCGTTTGGCTGATCATGGTTTGAGCCAGGAGGACTTTGTGCTGATGACCATCCGATCACATGATCAGTTCAATACGACGATCTACGGTCTGGACGACCGATATCGCGGGATTTTTAACGAACGACGGGTGGTGTTCATGAATGCGCTGGATATGGAAAAGTTGAAACTTCAACAGGAAGATGTGGTGAATCTGGTGAGCCGATACGATGGTGTGGAGCGACGTGCAAGCCAGTTTAAGGTGATTGCTTATGATATCCCCATAGGGAATCTGGCGGCTTATTTTCCTGAAACAAATATGCTGGTACCCATCAATCATTTTGCCGACAAGAGTCACACACCTATCAGTAAGTCTATTGTGGTAAGGGTGTTGAAATGTGAATGA
- a CDS encoding glycosyl hydrolase family 18 protein, which yields MYNLYATIKGVWKVFLLGFSMSIGYLSHAQVNSGGTATTADHNKQIVGYITNWDAWKATNAGLPAQGALTHLNIDYAKYTILNYSFFGVAQDGSLHSGDLRNKNIYQPGAVQAPGDIFFTDIYSSWDMHIIFGEIDPIQYINQEAADRAAAQGFDVTVGGNSWSHPTWGLSGSLPVPLHKEDGAPGLLELAHQNGVKVLASIGGWSMCKHFPEMAADPVKRAKFVADCQKLINTGFDGIDLDWEYPGPYPGMNFTGTQADYGNFLTLVQEIRTAIGPDKLITAAFSADPVKLADFNWPALSATMDYFNMMTYDFNGGFSNIAGHNSPIYSYDGAESPTFNWQSTYDALMSYGVSASKLNFGVPFYGRGVVTNGAADLNAPTLKRQETVQPDGPISTSADFTNWPKDVYDGTPNHYYIKQQALGAGSGWTRYWDDQAKVPYLVKDNYFLSYDDEESIGLKADYIVDHNLAGAIVWTVYGDLEFSGTATNFGTKLKRWSSVNAPLINTVNQQFAAGGTGGNTNPTTSITSPANGASYNVGDNITISASASDADGSVSLVEFYAGGTLLGSDNSAPYSFTWNNVAQGSYTLQTKATDNEGGTAFSSGINITVGTVPNQSPTVSITSPASGSTHTEGASVSIAASASDSDGSISKVAFYANGSLLGEDTSAPYGYDWIAGAAGSYTLLARAYDNENATTDASISVTIESSGGGGDCNNTPQYVENGGYVAGSQVQNDGSVYQCKEYPYSGWCNGAAWAYEPGTGSYWQDAWTYVDECGTGGSNTPPTASISSPVNNASFTTGADITISASATDADGSVIKVAFFQNGSLLGEDTSAPYSFTWTNVAAGSYSLTVVATDNESATTTSSAVTITVANQGNNPPTVSITSPANGASYDEGSTITISASASDDGSVSKVEFFAGATKLGEDTSAPYSYAWTSASVGSYSLSAVATDNEGATGTSTAVNVTVNTVGGCTSDFKIVGYMPSWSGSANDIQYDKVSHIIYAFIRPTTSGGLTAVEQPSKLQSIVSQGHAQGVKVMIAVGGWSDFNNADFEGMASTPTGRNNFATNLLNLCNQYGLDGVDIDWEYPREGNTPQDYEAMMQVLSQTMHANGKLLTAAVAAQGYYADGILSGVFQYVDFLNLMAYDGGSGSTHSPYSYAVSTLNYWLGRGLPASKAVLGVPFYARPSWKSYATLVSEGADPYADTYNGDYYNGITTIQQKTALAESQASGIMIWELSQDITNNVSLSLLNAIYQAAPDNCDPNGSNPNVSFTNPTNGSTISTSSAITLTANATDDGSIASVVFNAGGQNLTASGSGSVYTASWTPASSGSYTLTVTATDNESNTSSQQITVTASSSTCSAPAWQSSAVYNADDQVSHNGTLYRAKWWTQNEDPATHSGQWDVWENQGACGSGARMTDVKVSQTNQQIITYPNPFTESFTVDLEVHESAPTRVIVYNTAGQLVHEQSLGILGKGTHHHSINALHLPEGIYFCHVSIGDQLIIRKMIKQ from the coding sequence ATGTATAATCTCTATGCTACAATAAAAGGGGTCTGGAAAGTCTTCTTACTAGGATTTTCTATGTCCATTGGTTACTTATCTCATGCCCAGGTAAATTCTGGCGGGACGGCCACCACAGCCGATCATAATAAACAAATCGTGGGCTACATCACCAACTGGGATGCCTGGAAGGCCACCAACGCCGGATTACCGGCACAGGGAGCCCTCACGCACCTCAATATTGATTATGCCAAATACACCATTCTCAACTACTCCTTCTTTGGAGTAGCACAGGACGGATCTTTGCACAGTGGTGATCTCCGCAATAAAAACATCTACCAGCCAGGCGCCGTGCAGGCACCGGGAGATATCTTCTTCACAGATATCTACAGCAGCTGGGACATGCACATCATTTTTGGAGAGATCGATCCCATCCAATACATCAACCAGGAGGCTGCCGACAGGGCCGCTGCTCAGGGATTTGATGTGACCGTGGGTGGAAACTCCTGGTCGCATCCTACCTGGGGACTCAGCGGCTCGCTTCCAGTGCCTCTCCATAAGGAGGATGGCGCTCCGGGCTTGCTGGAACTGGCCCATCAGAATGGTGTGAAAGTGCTGGCCTCCATTGGGGGTTGGAGCATGTGCAAGCACTTCCCTGAAATGGCTGCAGATCCTGTGAAAAGGGCCAAGTTTGTGGCAGACTGCCAGAAATTGATCAATACAGGCTTTGACGGGATCGACCTTGACTGGGAGTATCCGGGCCCCTACCCTGGAATGAACTTCACGGGCACTCAGGCCGATTATGGCAACTTCTTAACCCTCGTTCAGGAAATCAGAACAGCCATAGGACCCGACAAACTGATCACCGCAGCTTTTTCGGCTGACCCGGTCAAGCTGGCAGACTTCAACTGGCCCGCACTGTCCGCCACGATGGATTACTTCAATATGATGACCTATGACTTCAATGGTGGATTTTCAAACATCGCTGGTCATAACTCACCCATCTATTCCTACGATGGCGCTGAGTCTCCTACCTTCAACTGGCAGTCTACTTATGATGCGCTCATGTCTTACGGGGTTTCTGCTTCCAAACTCAATTTTGGAGTGCCTTTCTATGGGCGTGGAGTGGTCACTAACGGTGCAGCTGATCTCAATGCACCTACACTGAAGAGACAAGAAACCGTGCAGCCTGATGGCCCCATCTCCACCAGTGCAGACTTTACCAACTGGCCAAAGGATGTCTATGATGGCACGCCCAATCACTACTACATCAAGCAGCAGGCATTGGGGGCAGGCAGTGGATGGACACGCTACTGGGATGATCAGGCGAAAGTACCCTACCTGGTAAAAGACAATTACTTCCTTAGCTATGACGATGAAGAATCGATAGGGCTGAAAGCCGACTACATTGTAGACCATAACCTGGCGGGAGCGATAGTGTGGACTGTCTACGGCGACCTGGAGTTCAGTGGAACTGCCACCAACTTTGGTACAAAGCTGAAAAGATGGTCAAGTGTAAATGCACCACTGATCAACACTGTCAACCAGCAATTTGCAGCCGGCGGTACCGGAGGAAATACGAATCCTACCACTTCCATTACTTCCCCAGCCAACGGCGCCTCCTATAATGTGGGCGATAATATCACCATATCAGCTTCTGCAAGTGATGCAGATGGCAGTGTTTCGCTGGTCGAGTTTTATGCAGGAGGTACCCTCCTCGGTTCGGACAATAGTGCACCGTACTCGTTTACCTGGAACAATGTGGCTCAGGGAAGCTACACACTACAAACAAAGGCTACCGACAATGAAGGGGGCACGGCTTTTTCATCAGGTATAAACATCACCGTTGGTACAGTGCCTAATCAATCTCCTACAGTATCCATCACCAGCCCTGCATCAGGATCTACCCACACAGAAGGCGCATCCGTGAGCATAGCAGCAAGCGCTTCTGATTCTGATGGCAGCATCAGTAAAGTAGCTTTTTATGCCAATGGCTCCCTACTGGGTGAAGATACTTCAGCTCCCTATGGTTACGACTGGATAGCCGGAGCAGCGGGCAGTTATACACTTCTTGCACGGGCCTATGACAATGAAAACGCCACAACTGACGCATCCATTAGTGTCACGATAGAATCCAGCGGAGGTGGCGGTGATTGCAACAACACACCTCAATACGTTGAAAATGGTGGTTACGTCGCAGGAAGTCAGGTACAAAATGATGGAAGCGTCTATCAATGTAAGGAATACCCTTACTCCGGCTGGTGCAATGGGGCTGCCTGGGCCTATGAGCCTGGTACCGGCTCCTACTGGCAGGATGCGTGGACCTATGTGGATGAGTGTGGCACAGGCGGAAGTAACACCCCACCCACTGCCAGTATTAGCAGTCCTGTCAACAACGCTTCTTTCACGACCGGAGCTGACATTACCATCTCTGCCAGTGCTACTGATGCGGACGGCAGTGTCATCAAAGTAGCGTTCTTCCAAAACGGCAGCCTACTGGGAGAGGACACAAGCGCTCCCTATAGTTTCACCTGGACCAATGTGGCAGCTGGTAGTTATAGCCTCACCGTAGTGGCCACGGATAATGAAAGTGCCACGACCACCTCTTCGGCAGTAACCATCACAGTAGCCAACCAGGGAAATAACCCACCTACGGTCAGCATCACCTCGCCGGCCAATGGAGCCAGCTATGATGAAGGAAGCACCATTACCATCAGCGCCAGTGCCTCGGATGACGGCTCGGTGTCCAAGGTAGAGTTCTTCGCTGGTGCTACCAAGCTCGGTGAAGACACCTCCGCACCCTACAGCTATGCCTGGACTTCAGCCTCTGTGGGCAGCTATAGCCTCAGTGCGGTGGCCACAGACAATGAGGGTGCTACTGGTACTTCTACCGCCGTGAATGTTACAGTCAATACGGTGGGTGGCTGCACTTCCGATTTTAAAATTGTGGGCTATATGCCTTCCTGGAGTGGCTCAGCCAATGACATCCAATATGACAAGGTGAGTCACATCATCTATGCGTTTATCCGGCCTACCACCAGTGGCGGACTTACTGCAGTGGAACAGCCCTCCAAACTGCAATCAATAGTCTCTCAAGGTCATGCCCAGGGAGTGAAAGTCATGATCGCCGTAGGTGGTTGGTCCGACTTTAACAATGCGGATTTTGAAGGGATGGCTTCTACCCCTACGGGCAGAAACAACTTTGCAACCAACCTGCTCAACTTGTGTAATCAGTATGGGCTTGATGGGGTGGACATTGACTGGGAATACCCGCGTGAGGGCAATACGCCTCAGGACTATGAAGCCATGATGCAAGTACTGAGCCAGACCATGCACGCCAATGGCAAGTTGCTGACGGCTGCTGTAGCGGCACAGGGATACTATGCAGATGGCATTTTGAGTGGTGTGTTCCAGTATGTAGACTTTCTGAATCTGATGGCCTATGATGGCGGCAGTGGCTCCACCCATTCGCCTTATAGCTACGCAGTATCCACACTCAACTACTGGTTGGGTCGGGGTTTGCCAGCTTCCAAAGCGGTACTGGGGGTTCCCTTTTATGCGAGACCTTCCTGGAAATCCTACGCCACACTGGTAAGTGAGGGTGCAGACCCGTATGCGGATACTTACAATGGAGATTACTACAACGGGATCACTACCATCCAGCAAAAAACGGCATTGGCAGAAAGCCAGGCCTCAGGGATCATGATCTGGGAACTGTCTCAGGACATTACCAACAATGTATCACTCTCGCTCCTGAATGCCATCTATCAGGCGGCACCAGATAATTGTGACCCAAACGGAAGCAACCCAAACGTTAGTTTTACCAATCCGACCAATGGGAGTACTATCTCCACAAGCTCGGCCATTACGCTCACAGCCAATGCCACAGACGATGGCAGCATCGCCAGCGTGGTGTTTAATGCCGGGGGGCAAAACTTAACAGCCTCTGGATCGGGAAGTGTGTATACAGCCAGCTGGACACCAGCATCAAGCGGCTCCTATACGCTCACTGTAACAGCCACGGACAACGAGAGCAATACCAGCTCCCAACAGATCACCGTCACGGCTTCCTCATCCACTTGTAGCGCTCCCGCCTGGCAGTCGTCTGCCGTGTACAATGCCGATGACCAGGTATCGCACAATGGAACACTATACCGTGCCAAATGGTGGACCCAAAATGAAGATCCCGCTACCCACTCAGGCCAATGGGATGTTTGGGAAAATCAGGGTGCCTGTGGATCAGGAGCCAGAATGACCGATGTGAAGGTGTCTCAAACGAATCAGCAGATCATTACCTACCCCAATCCATTCACTGAGTCATTCACTGTTGATTTGGAAGTGCATGAATCTGCTCCTACCAGAGTGATTGTGTACAACACGGCGGGTCAGTTGGTTCATGAGCAATCTCTGGGTATTCTTGGAAAAGGAACTCATCATCACTCCATCAATGCGCTTCATCTGCCAGAAGGGATCTACTTCTGTCATGTGAGCATTGGTGATCAACTGATTATTCGTAAGATGATCAAGCAATAA
- a CDS encoding Ig-like domain-containing protein, with amino-acid sequence MNTFYQPKPIFLSCLWKVSLLIALLFLIQSAQAQVNCTGLPAWSSAAVYTQGDQVQHNNTGYEAKWWTQNEDPATHSGQWDVWINLGACGSGGNTPPSASITSPSNGATFTVGATININASASDPDGAVSKVAFYQNGNLLGEDTSSPYSYSWSGAAAGNYNLTAVATDNDNASTTSSAVSITVQSAGNNPPSGSITAPSYGATFTQGSNIAISASASDADGSVSKVEFFQNGNYLGEDTSSPYSYTWSNVSQGSYTLSIVITDNLGATTTPGSVSVTVQGSTGGDCNGIPQYTEGGGYNAGSEVQNVGSVYQCKEWPYSGWCNGGAQAYAPGTGTNWQDAWNLIGQCGGGTGGNDSPTVNITSPSNGSTFTPGSTINLTASASDPDGSVVKVEFFQNGNLLGEDTSSPYSYSWANVSAGSYTLTAKATDNEGASTTSTQVYISVTSGGNPSGDLPDRVLVGYWHNFDNGSGVVKLRDISDKWDVINIAFAEPTVQGGSSMSFVPDNSIYSTTQEFKNDVALLQSQGKKVLISIGGANGTIHLENATHAQNFSSTMTSIINEYGFDGLDIDLEGSSLSLGAGDNDFRFPTSPRVVNFINGMEAVLANFGSDFVLTAAPETAYVQGGYSTYGGIYGAYLPVLYALKDRMALIHVQHYNTGCMLGLDNQCYSQGTADFQVAMGEMLLRGFSVAGNPTSFPAFREDQVAIGLPASPSAAGGGYTNPNTVKTALDYLIKGISYGGNYTLVNGNGYSGFRGMMTWSINWDINYGYEFSNNYRAYLDALPAARWTPESPTQTPEVLEEVFITAPNPFSDWATITVTLNEAQETSLVIYNQVGQQIGTLHHGTLQKGTHTFEWDSRSANPGLYFARMVQGEQTQIIKLIKK; translated from the coding sequence ATGAACACCTTTTACCAACCTAAACCTATTTTTCTCAGCTGTCTCTGGAAAGTATCCCTCCTGATTGCACTCCTATTCCTCATCCAATCTGCACAGGCTCAGGTAAATTGCACCGGTTTACCAGCCTGGTCTTCTGCCGCAGTTTATACTCAGGGGGATCAGGTGCAGCATAACAACACCGGCTATGAAGCCAAATGGTGGACTCAAAATGAAGACCCGGCTACACACTCTGGTCAGTGGGACGTCTGGATCAATCTGGGCGCCTGTGGGTCAGGCGGAAACACTCCCCCAAGTGCTTCCATCACGAGTCCATCCAATGGTGCCACCTTCACAGTTGGCGCTACGATCAACATCAATGCCTCGGCCAGCGATCCGGATGGGGCTGTAAGCAAAGTCGCTTTTTATCAAAACGGCAACCTGCTCGGGGAAGACACCAGCAGTCCTTATAGCTACTCCTGGTCTGGTGCGGCAGCAGGTAATTACAACCTCACCGCCGTGGCTACGGACAATGACAATGCTTCAACCACCTCATCGGCTGTAAGCATCACTGTGCAAAGCGCGGGCAATAATCCCCCTTCAGGCAGCATCACAGCTCCATCTTATGGGGCTACATTCACACAGGGAAGCAACATAGCCATCTCCGCCTCTGCCTCGGATGCGGATGGTTCGGTTTCCAAAGTTGAATTCTTTCAGAATGGAAATTACCTGGGTGAGGACACCTCCAGTCCGTATAGCTACACATGGAGTAACGTTTCGCAGGGCAGCTACACGCTCAGCATCGTCATCACCGACAATCTGGGCGCTACCACCACACCCGGAAGTGTTTCCGTCACGGTTCAAGGTTCGACCGGAGGGGATTGTAATGGCATCCCTCAGTACACAGAAGGTGGTGGCTACAATGCGGGTAGTGAGGTTCAAAACGTGGGCAGCGTCTATCAGTGCAAAGAGTGGCCATACTCTGGCTGGTGCAATGGGGGTGCTCAGGCTTATGCCCCGGGCACCGGAACCAACTGGCAGGATGCCTGGAACCTGATAGGGCAGTGTGGTGGTGGCACAGGAGGCAATGATTCACCAACGGTAAATATCACCTCCCCGTCCAATGGTAGCACCTTCACCCCTGGAAGTACCATCAACCTTACAGCGTCGGCTTCAGATCCGGACGGATCTGTTGTTAAAGTAGAGTTTTTTCAAAACGGAAACCTCCTGGGTGAGGACACCAGCAGCCCCTACTCCTACTCCTGGGCGAACGTATCCGCCGGCAGCTACACACTTACAGCCAAAGCCACTGACAATGAAGGCGCCAGCACCACCTCCACACAGGTATATATCAGCGTAACATCCGGGGGAAATCCCAGCGGTGATCTTCCTGACAGAGTTCTGGTGGGCTACTGGCACAACTTTGACAATGGTTCCGGAGTAGTGAAACTCCGAGACATCTCCGACAAATGGGATGTGATCAATATCGCCTTTGCTGAACCTACTGTGCAGGGGGGCTCCTCCATGAGCTTCGTTCCTGACAACTCCATTTACTCCACCACTCAAGAGTTTAAGAATGATGTGGCCCTCCTCCAAAGCCAGGGTAAAAAAGTGCTCATCTCTATAGGTGGTGCCAACGGGACGATCCATCTGGAAAACGCCACACACGCCCAGAACTTTAGCAGTACAATGACTAGCATCATCAACGAATACGGTTTTGACGGATTGGATATTGACCTGGAGGGAAGCTCGCTCTCACTTGGAGCCGGAGACAATGATTTTCGCTTCCCCACTTCCCCTCGTGTGGTCAATTTCATCAATGGCATGGAGGCCGTACTGGCCAATTTTGGTTCCGACTTTGTTCTCACAGCTGCACCCGAAACGGCCTATGTACAAGGTGGCTACAGTACCTATGGAGGAATATACGGGGCCTATTTACCGGTGCTCTATGCGCTGAAAGATCGAATGGCCTTAATCCATGTGCAGCATTACAACACGGGCTGTATGCTGGGGCTGGATAACCAATGCTATTCTCAGGGAACGGCAGACTTTCAGGTAGCCATGGGGGAAATGCTTCTGCGTGGGTTTTCAGTTGCAGGTAACCCTACATCCTTTCCTGCATTCCGTGAAGACCAGGTGGCCATAGGCCTCCCTGCTTCACCCTCTGCTGCTGGAGGTGGATATACCAATCCAAACACCGTAAAAACCGCATTGGATTACCTGATCAAAGGCATTTCGTATGGCGGTAATTATACCCTTGTCAATGGAAATGGCTATTCCGGTTTCAGGGGAATGATGACCTGGTCCATCAACTGGGACATCAATTACGGATATGAATTTTCGAATAACTACAGAGCCTATTTGGATGCACTGCCTGCCGCCCGATGGACACCTGAAAGCCCTACGCAAACGCCTGAGGTATTGGAAGAAGTATTTATCACTGCCCCGAATCCTTTTTCTGATTGGGCTACAATTACTGTCACGCTGAATGAGGCACAGGAAACCAGTTTGGTGATCTACAATCAGGTAGGTCAACAGATCGGAACCTTACATCATGGCACCCTGCAAAAAGGAACTCATACATTTGAGTGGGATAGTCGCTCTGCCAATCCCGGTCTCTACTTTGCCCGCATGGTACAGGGTGAGCAAACACAGATCATTAAGCTGATCAAAAAATAA
- a CDS encoding glycoside hydrolase family 32 protein — translation MKVTYLLIILFLATACQKRNESATPSLMKYDEKFRPQYHFTPPTQWMNDPNGMVFYEGEYHLFYQHYPDSNVWGPMHWGHAVSEDMVNWEHLPIALYPDTLGYIFSGSAVIDWKNTSGLGTADNPPMVAIYTYHDPVGAEAGRNDFQTQGIAFSLDKGRSWTKYEGNPVLANPGIIDFRDPKVSWDEANERWIMILAVLDHVNIYTSPDLIRWEFQSEFGHTIGGHGGVWECPDLFSLMDQYGDEKWVILLSINPGGPQGGSATQYFVGDFDGTVFTPADSVTRWIDYGADNYAGVTWADIPEIDGRRLFLGWMSNWQYANVVPTYEWRSAMTIPRELSLHKSETGYLLQSKPVPELETLMGEAIVSHESTMDLSAESYLVELTNVQGQSLDITFSNEQGERLVVKLTADRLVIDRTKSGDTSFSEDFAAIHEAPLGGVSVSDIQIYMDRSSAEVFVNYGAVVMTDLIFPTTPYTKVSVSASEVKLSLTPMASIWR, via the coding sequence ATGAAAGTTACCTACCTCCTGATTATTCTTTTTTTGGCAACAGCCTGTCAGAAACGCAATGAATCAGCAACGCCTTCGCTCATGAAATATGATGAAAAGTTTCGTCCGCAGTACCATTTTACACCCCCCACTCAGTGGATGAACGACCCTAATGGGATGGTTTTTTATGAAGGAGAATATCACCTCTTTTATCAGCACTATCCTGATAGTAATGTTTGGGGCCCTATGCACTGGGGGCATGCGGTATCAGAGGATATGGTCAATTGGGAGCATCTGCCCATTGCGTTGTACCCGGATACTTTGGGCTATATTTTCAGCGGGAGCGCGGTGATTGACTGGAAAAATACCAGTGGCTTGGGCACCGCTGACAATCCGCCAATGGTGGCCATCTACACCTATCATGATCCGGTGGGTGCAGAGGCTGGAAGAAATGATTTTCAAACGCAGGGCATCGCCTTTAGCCTGGATAAAGGTCGTAGCTGGACAAAATATGAGGGCAACCCTGTGTTGGCCAATCCAGGAATCATCGATTTTCGTGACCCGAAGGTGAGCTGGGACGAAGCGAATGAGAGATGGATAATGATTTTAGCTGTTTTGGATCATGTGAATATTTACACTTCGCCAGACCTCATTCGTTGGGAGTTTCAAAGTGAGTTTGGACATACCATAGGTGGGCATGGCGGTGTATGGGAATGCCCTGATTTATTTTCCCTTATGGATCAATATGGCGATGAGAAATGGGTAATTCTGTTGAGTATCAATCCGGGAGGCCCTCAGGGCGGCTCTGCTACTCAATATTTTGTGGGAGATTTTGACGGTACGGTTTTCACTCCTGCGGACTCTGTCACCCGATGGATCGACTATGGTGCGGATAATTATGCTGGTGTTACCTGGGCCGACATTCCTGAAATAGATGGAAGGCGCTTGTTTTTGGGCTGGATGAGCAACTGGCAGTATGCCAACGTGGTGCCCACTTATGAGTGGCGAAGTGCTATGACCATCCCCAGAGAGTTGTCATTGCATAAATCGGAAACAGGATATCTGCTCCAGTCGAAGCCTGTGCCGGAGCTGGAGACACTGATGGGAGAGGCCATTGTTTCACATGAGTCCACAATGGATTTATCTGCTGAATCCTATCTGGTGGAACTTACCAATGTCCAGGGACAGAGTCTGGATATCACATTCTCCAATGAACAAGGTGAGAGACTGGTGGTGAAGCTTACTGCTGATCGATTGGTGATCGATCGCACCAAGAGCGGCGACACTTCATTTAGCGAAGATTTTGCAGCCATTCATGAAGCTCCACTGGGCGGAGTAAGTGTATCGGACATTCAGATCTATATGGATCGATCTTCGGCTGAGGTTTTTGTTAATTATGGAGCAGTTGTGATGACTGATTTGATATTTCCGACCACTCCCTATACGAAAGTATCTGTGAGTGCTTCAGAGGTGAAGCTGAGTCTCACACCCATGGCTTCTATCTGGAGGTAA